In the Acidobacteriota bacterium genome, one interval contains:
- a CDS encoding rRNA pseudouridine synthase — protein MPTKTAMTLDRVLSRFGIASRTASLELIRAGRLKVNGKVEHDPERWVWPERDVVHLDGRRLRPAPRTYLLLYKPKGVITSHGDPDGRKTIYDLLESSDRWVAPVGRLDKDTSGLLLLTNDTAFGHAVMSPESQVPKTYMAKINALLSDETIAQLARGVEMKRGDWARPQHVRRLEDRGKYTWLEVVLTEGKDREVRRMVEAVGFKVLKLVRTRIGPLTLEGLEVGKWRHLTGREIAALQGKPATTASRPHALKAQY, from the coding sequence ATGCCCACGAAAACTGCGATGACGCTTGACCGCGTGCTTTCCCGCTTTGGTATTGCCTCGCGAACTGCTTCCCTGGAGCTCATTCGGGCCGGCCGCTTGAAGGTGAATGGTAAAGTCGAGCACGATCCAGAGAGATGGGTCTGGCCCGAACGCGACGTGGTCCATCTGGACGGCCGGAGGCTGCGGCCAGCGCCTCGCACCTATCTTCTGCTATACAAACCCAAGGGCGTGATCACCAGCCACGGCGATCCGGACGGCCGCAAGACCATTTACGATCTGCTGGAATCGAGCGATCGCTGGGTGGCGCCCGTTGGCCGCCTGGACAAAGACACCTCCGGTCTGCTGCTGCTGACGAACGACACGGCTTTCGGACACGCCGTGATGAGCCCGGAGTCGCAGGTTCCAAAAACTTATATGGCGAAAATTAACGCGCTGCTGAGTGATGAGACCATTGCGCAATTGGCTCGCGGCGTGGAAATGAAGCGCGGCGATTGGGCGCGGCCGCAGCACGTCAGGCGGCTGGAGGACCGCGGGAAATACACGTGGCTCGAAGTCGTGCTAACCGAAGGAAAGGACCGCGAAGTGCGGCGTATGGTCGAAGCGGTGGGATTCAAAGTGCTCAAACTTGTGCGGACTCGCATCGGCCCGCTGACTCTGGAAGGACTCGAAGTCGGCAAATGGCGCCACCTGACCGGGCGCGAGATCGCAGCGCTCCAGGGCAAACCCGCAACAACCGCCTCACGGCCGCATGCCCTGAAGGCCCAATACTGA
- a CDS encoding hydrogen peroxide-inducible genes activator: MELHQLRYFQAVARFRSFTRAAEHERISQPSLSQQIHKLEDELGARLFDRMGRRIRLTSFGERFHEHALRILNNLEDARRDVNAMLGLHTGAAYVGVIPTVAPYVLPQALRHCSESFAEITIDVVEDLTHGLVKGLTEGDLDLALLSLPVEAPELIAEPLLRERMLLAVPKSHALCRKRRRVTLDEVAQEPFLLLKDGHCFRDDVLEVCKRAKLNPNVVFEGGQLDTLMAMVAAGAGVTLLPEMASRRYQKDADTALIEFAPPQPSRTIGIVRAKGKFLTPAAKVFIDALHQLTHAPGRVKIRGGSTNA; this comes from the coding sequence ATGGAACTTCACCAGCTTCGCTACTTTCAGGCGGTGGCTCGTTTCCGGTCGTTTACACGGGCCGCCGAGCATGAGCGGATCTCGCAACCGTCTCTCAGCCAGCAGATTCACAAACTGGAAGACGAACTCGGAGCGCGGCTCTTCGACCGCATGGGCCGGCGCATCCGCCTGACCTCTTTTGGCGAACGCTTCCACGAGCACGCGTTGCGCATTCTGAACAATCTCGAAGACGCTCGGCGGGACGTAAACGCCATGCTCGGCCTGCACACCGGTGCGGCTTACGTGGGCGTCATTCCCACCGTTGCGCCCTATGTACTGCCGCAAGCCCTCCGGCATTGCTCCGAATCCTTCGCGGAAATCACCATCGACGTTGTCGAAGACCTTACTCATGGGTTGGTGAAAGGCCTCACAGAAGGGGATCTTGACCTTGCTCTCCTGAGCCTTCCCGTCGAGGCGCCGGAGTTGATCGCTGAACCTTTGCTGCGCGAGCGCATGCTGCTTGCCGTCCCCAAATCCCACGCCCTTTGCCGAAAGCGCCGCCGCGTGACGCTTGACGAGGTTGCGCAGGAACCGTTTCTGTTGCTGAAGGACGGACATTGCTTCCGGGACGACGTTCTCGAGGTATGCAAGCGCGCGAAGCTGAATCCCAACGTGGTTTTCGAGGGAGGGCAGCTCGATACCTTGATGGCCATGGTGGCCGCAGGGGCGGGCGTAACCCTCTTGCCGGAAATGGCCAGCCGCCGCTACCAGAAGGACGCGGACACAGCTCTGATAGAATTTGCTCCGCCCCAACCATCAAGGACCATCGGTATTGTTCGGGCTAAAGGAAAGTTTCTGACCCCGGCTGCAAAAGTCTTTATCGATGCCCTCCATCAATTGACTCACGCCCCAGGCCGGGTAAAAATCCGGGGCGGTTCCACTAACGCGTGA
- a CDS encoding DNA protection protein DPS (play a key role in DNA protection against oxidative stress by oxidizing Fe(II) to Fe(III); induced by iron depletion and hydrogen peroxide), whose product MARVAREIVQKAGVDVDKLLDMLVRNASAELTTFYYYTILRVNLIGMDGEGLKEITEDARIEDRNHFEALVPRIYELGGRIPDDMKVFHDMSACPPANLPKDPRDVKAMLEILVRAERCAIGGYNAICNMTAGKDHRTYDLALGILHEEVEHEAWFSEFLGEGPSGHFRRQGTGFSRNSPYTSKFLIP is encoded by the coding sequence ATGGCTCGCGTTGCCCGTGAAATCGTCCAAAAGGCCGGCGTCGACGTTGACAAACTTCTGGACATGCTGGTCCGGAACGCTTCGGCCGAATTGACAACCTTTTACTACTACACCATCCTGCGGGTGAATCTGATCGGGATGGATGGCGAGGGTCTGAAGGAAATTACGGAAGACGCCCGGATTGAAGATCGCAACCATTTTGAAGCCCTGGTTCCGCGCATCTACGAACTGGGTGGCAGGATTCCTGATGACATGAAGGTTTTCCACGACATGTCGGCCTGCCCGCCGGCGAACCTGCCGAAGGACCCAAGAGATGTCAAGGCTATGCTCGAAATTCTGGTGAGGGCCGAGCGTTGCGCCATTGGCGGCTATAATGCCATCTGCAACATGACGGCCGGAAAAGATCACCGCACTTACGACCTGGCACTTGGCATCCTGCATGAAGAAGTGGAGCATGAGGCATGGTTCTCCGAATTTCTCGGCGAAGGCCCATCCGGACATTTCCGCCGTCAGGGCACCGGCTTCTCCCGAAATTCTCCCTATACCTCGAAGTTCCTGATCCCCTAA
- a CDS encoding redoxin domain-containing protein — MTLSVGDTAPDFNLKAAIGDEQGEFKLSNHRGERVVVVFYALDFTPV; from the coding sequence ATGACATTGAGCGTTGGAGATACCGCGCCGGATTTCAATCTCAAGGCGGCCATAGGTGATGAGCAGGGAGAATTTAAGCTTTCCAATCACCGGGGCGAGAGGGTCGTCGTGGTTTTTTATGCCCTGGATTTCACACCTGTTTGA
- a CDS encoding NAD(P)-dependent oxidoreductase — protein MKFAVTGATGLFGHGLVEVISKHHTVFSVGRAEADITRFGEVQAVFQNLRPDVVVHAAADPSPDSCEMDPAHAYLVNVHGTRHVVDAARESGAAVAYISTDAVFDGESQTPYKETDPAISPTVYGRTKLRGECLVAALPRYWIFRVCILFGPGKVNFIDKGMRALAAGLQYVVAADQTGNALYTLDGAEKILEVVESGRSGLYHLTNQGICSRYALARYAAEKAGLDVSKLVGVPSDKMGRPAKRLKYSVLEMRALKEAGFSLLRPWQAALDEYLATLPPL, from the coding sequence ATGAAATTTGCCGTTACCGGCGCCACGGGATTATTCGGCCACGGACTTGTCGAGGTTATCAGCAAACACCACACGGTGTTTTCGGTCGGGAGGGCTGAGGCGGATATCACCAGGTTCGGAGAGGTGCAGGCAGTATTCCAGAATTTACGCCCGGACGTGGTGGTCCACGCGGCAGCCGATCCGAGCCCGGACAGCTGTGAAATGGACCCGGCACACGCCTATCTTGTCAACGTCCATGGCACGCGCCACGTTGTTGATGCCGCCCGTGAGTCGGGTGCCGCTGTAGCCTATATCTCGACCGACGCGGTGTTTGATGGCGAGAGTCAGACTCCTTATAAAGAAACCGACCCGGCCATTTCTCCAACTGTTTACGGGCGGACCAAGTTGCGTGGTGAGTGCCTGGTTGCGGCGTTGCCAAGGTATTGGATATTCCGGGTCTGTATTCTGTTCGGGCCCGGAAAGGTCAACTTTATTGACAAGGGCATGAGGGCCCTGGCTGCTGGCCTTCAGTACGTGGTGGCTGCAGATCAGACAGGCAACGCTCTGTACACACTGGACGGTGCTGAAAAAATTCTAGAGGTGGTGGAGAGCGGCCGCTCAGGCCTTTACCATCTCACAAACCAGGGGATCTGCAGCCGTTACGCACTGGCCAGATATGCGGCCGAAAAGGCGGGCCTCGACGTGAGCAAGCTTGTGGGAGTTCCGTCCGACAAGATGGGTCGCCCTGCCAAGCGTTTGAAATACTCGGTGCTGGAGATGCGGGCGTTGAAGGAAGCAGGCTTTTCGTTGCTTAGGCCCTGGCAGGCAGCTCTCGATGAATATCTCGCCACCTTACCCCCTCTTTGA
- a CDS encoding MBL fold metallo-hydrolase — MAGTNWKVETLLPGSWRSASSVLLSNGGRHLVIDTGMPHEEHLLVNALQQHGLGTSDIEAVINTHFHIDHVLNNSLFTSSAIYATQESHDWCCSLYSDLLDDQHWERLILKYYPQTFEYDHAVEHLHQMRKFTLRWWDRKRLGCPSQLHWLESHSLPEGLEISVTSGHVPGHLSVIIPEKEQVTVVAGDACLSRSDDTRVLTMIPRDREQARLDRQQVLELGTRIFPGHDVEFTKNGN, encoded by the coding sequence ATGGCGGGGACAAACTGGAAAGTGGAGACTCTGTTGCCGGGCAGTTGGCGCAGCGCCTCGTCGGTCCTTCTATCAAATGGAGGCCGTCACCTTGTGATTGATACCGGAATGCCGCATGAAGAACACCTGCTTGTAAACGCCTTGCAGCAACACGGCCTCGGAACTTCCGATATTGAAGCCGTGATCAACACCCATTTCCATATCGACCACGTGCTCAACAATTCGCTTTTTACCAGCAGCGCCATTTACGCAACACAGGAATCACACGACTGGTGCTGTTCACTTTACTCGGACCTTCTGGATGACCAGCACTGGGAAAGATTGATCCTGAAATACTATCCGCAAACCTTTGAGTACGATCACGCCGTGGAGCACCTGCACCAGATGCGCAAGTTTACCTTGCGGTGGTGGGACCGGAAGCGTCTGGGGTGCCCATCCCAGCTCCACTGGCTAGAATCTCATTCACTGCCGGAAGGCCTCGAAATATCTGTAACTTCAGGCCACGTTCCGGGCCATTTGTCTGTCATTATTCCGGAAAAAGAACAGGTGACTGTCGTGGCCGGCGACGCGTGCCTGAGCCGCTCAGACGATACCCGCGTTCTGACGATGATCCCCCGCGACCGGGAACAAGCGCGCCTCGACCGCCAGCAGGTGCTGGAGTTGGGCACAAGAATTTTCCCGGGCCACGATGTCGAATTCACAAAAAACGGGAATTAG
- a CDS encoding chloride channel protein produces the protein MRKYTRLLRKDLAAIYSRDLHKWLFVAPVIGLLAGLAITGIAVVILDVIWPPVLDYFLRHHWAIVPGLLLGFVLTGLIMQYFVVDPNEHSTEEIIRSYHEHQGDINMRYFLPKIVAAITTVGLGGSAALEGPSIYGGGAIGSWLWGKLRRFGLEPRDQRIMLISGAAAGMAAVFRAPLTGLVFALEMPYKDDLAHEALVPSLIASVVAYGTLASFLGSRPLFDFAGTTSFTRNDLLWAAVLGAVCGLIAMAFDIAYRRFRTFVVRYSVAHWLKLAAGGLLTGICGLVFVSIFKGSLIPLGPNYEAVDKILLGQHTSIELAVFGVFKLVATLFSLGSGGVSAMFVPLFLTGASFGTAFNQAVVHSPSPDLFAAVGMAAFIAGGYKTPLAAVVFVAEATGGHAFIIPALVGAAVAYAVSGEASVSADQRLHEGVRMQELGYFPVSRVMQENVVALQASSTLQTLADAAQNHAHHTVFPVYEGNDLLGTAAVWSLWKIEPQLWPQTPVRSITEKQAVRISGDCDVMEALRLLRKQSGQHILLITSSDGQLEGVVTRTDILGVLERHIFHNASSAHVKSNPNHSKTLQQSST, from the coding sequence ATGCGAAAGTATACAAGACTGCTGCGCAAGGACCTTGCCGCCATCTATTCCCGCGATCTCCATAAGTGGCTGTTCGTGGCGCCTGTCATCGGCCTGCTGGCGGGACTGGCCATCACCGGGATTGCGGTCGTTATACTGGACGTGATATGGCCGCCGGTGCTGGACTACTTCCTTCGCCATCACTGGGCCATTGTTCCGGGCCTGCTCCTGGGATTTGTGCTGACCGGACTCATCATGCAGTACTTTGTCGTAGACCCCAATGAGCACTCCACTGAGGAGATCATCCGCTCCTACCATGAGCACCAGGGCGACATCAACATGCGTTACTTCCTGCCGAAAATAGTCGCCGCCATCACAACGGTAGGGCTGGGCGGGAGCGCGGCGCTCGAAGGTCCCAGCATTTACGGGGGAGGCGCCATCGGTTCGTGGCTATGGGGCAAACTGCGAAGGTTCGGGCTTGAGCCCCGGGACCAGCGCATCATGCTGATCAGCGGAGCCGCGGCCGGTATGGCTGCGGTTTTCCGCGCTCCATTAACCGGCCTCGTGTTTGCGCTCGAAATGCCTTACAAGGACGACCTGGCCCATGAGGCGCTCGTGCCATCGCTCATTGCTTCGGTGGTTGCCTACGGAACGCTGGCTTCGTTCCTCGGTTCGCGCCCTCTGTTCGACTTCGCCGGAACAACGTCATTTACGCGGAATGATCTGCTCTGGGCGGCAGTGCTCGGGGCCGTCTGCGGGCTGATCGCCATGGCCTTCGACATCGCATATCGGCGGTTTCGGACCTTTGTGGTCCGTTATTCGGTCGCCCACTGGCTGAAGCTGGCGGCGGGTGGCCTGCTGACCGGCATCTGCGGTCTGGTGTTCGTTTCGATTTTCAAGGGCTCTCTGATCCCACTCGGGCCCAACTATGAAGCCGTGGACAAGATTCTCCTGGGACAGCACACCTCCATCGAGCTGGCCGTTTTTGGAGTGTTCAAGCTTGTGGCAACACTTTTTTCGCTGGGAAGCGGCGGGGTCAGCGCCATGTTTGTGCCGCTCTTCCTCACCGGGGCTTCCTTCGGGACGGCGTTCAACCAGGCCGTCGTCCATAGCCCCTCGCCAGACCTTTTTGCGGCGGTTGGCATGGCAGCCTTCATCGCCGGAGGCTACAAAACTCCCCTGGCCGCCGTAGTCTTTGTGGCGGAGGCCACAGGCGGTCACGCATTCATCATACCCGCCCTGGTGGGGGCCGCCGTTGCTTACGCGGTTTCCGGAGAAGCGTCCGTCTCTGCCGACCAACGCCTCCATGAGGGCGTCCGAATGCAGGAGCTCGGATACTTTCCGGTCAGCCGCGTGATGCAGGAAAATGTTGTGGCATTGCAGGCATCATCCACCTTGCAGACGTTGGCGGACGCTGCACAAAACCACGCGCATCACACCGTCTTTCCTGTTTATGAAGGAAACGATTTGCTGGGGACGGCGGCCGTATGGTCACTGTGGAAAATAGAACCGCAGCTTTGGCCGCAGACCCCAGTCCGCTCCATTACCGAGAAACAGGCCGTCAGGATTTCAGGCGACTGCGACGTCATGGAAGCCCTCCGGCTGCTGAGGAAACAGTCAGGACAGCACATCCTTCTGATCACCTCAAGCGACGGTCAATTGGAGGGCGTGGTAACGAGGACCGACATCCTGGGAGTACTGGAACGTCATATTTTCCACAACGCATCGTCAGCCCACGTCAAAAGTAACCCGAACCATTCGAAGACCCTGCAGCAGTCAAGCACTTGA